GCTCTGGCTGGCAAGACCCTCTTTGAATAATTTTGACGATCTGTCAAATTTATGCTTTTTATCAACAATGTCTGCATTGGATTTTTCCACATTGGCCTTTGCATTGATCAGATTCGCCCTTGCCTGATCCCGCTGGGCTGTGAATGTCTTTTGATCAAGCATGGCAATTAGCTGACCCTGTTTGACACGGGAATTAAAATCAGCATACAGTTCCTTTATTGTCCCTGAAACCTGACTGCCTACCTGAACAGTAACAACGGCATTGACCGTGCCTGTTGCAGAAATTTTTGATTCTATGGAACCAACTTCAACCTTAGCAGTTTTGTATTTTATTATCTGATGACTTGTCTTTATCAGGAAAAACCATATGCCGGAAGCAACGGCTGCAAAGAGTGAAATAGCTATGATTATTTTCTTGAACATAAAGTTAGATAACCCCTCTCCCTATCTCTTAAACACCCTCTTAAGTATATAATCCATATTTTTAACATGCCTTGAAATATCGAAACATGCTTCAATATCCTTTTGAGAAAGCCGCTCTGTCACTTCTTTATCTTTTAACAGCAATCCTTTAAATTCTTTCTTTTCCTTCCATGCCTTCATGGCGTTACGCTGGACTATCTGGTATGCATCCTCTCTTGCAGCGCCTTTTTCTGTAAGGGCGAGCAAAACGCTTTGCGAGAATATCAGACCATTGAGTTTATTTAGATTCTCTTTCATATTTTCAGGATAGACAACAAGGTCTCTAACAAGCCCTGTCATCCGTGTCAGCATGAAGTCAACGAGGATTGTTGCATCCGGCGCAATAACCCTTTCAACAGAAGAATGGCTTATATCTCTTTCATGCCATAGCGGAATATTCTCCATTGCTGCGTTAGCATGACTTCTTACAAGCCTTGCAAGGCCTGTAAGATTTTCAGACAGGATGGGATTTCTCTTATGCGGCATAGCAGATGAGCCTTTCTGTCCATCGGTGAACGGTTCTTCTGCTTCAAGAACCTCTGTTCTCTGAAGATGCCTTATCTCCACTGCAATCTTTTCAATGGATGAGGCGATGATGGCAAGGGTTGTGAAATATTCCGCATGTCTGTCTCTCTGGATAATCTGAGTTGCAACAGGCGCAGGCTTGAGCCCGAGTTTTTTGCACACATATTCTTCAACAGACGGCGGGATATTGGCAAATGTGCCTACTGCGCCGGAAAGTTTTCCGTATGAAATTATCTCCCTTGCCCTTTCCATCCTTGCAAGGTTTCTCTTCATCTCCTCATACCATAAGGCCATCTTAAGGCCAAAGGTTATGGGCTCTGCATGGATGCCATGGGAACGGCCAATCATCACGGTATTTTTATGCTCAAATGCCCGTTTTTTGATTACCTCCATAAGCTTCTTTATATCTGTGATAATCAAATCCGCAGCCTCTTTTAAAAGCAGGGCAAGGGATGTGTCAAGTATGTCAGAAGACGTCAGCCCTCTGTGGATATATCTTGAATCAGGCCCGATAAACTCGGCAACAGAGGTAAGAAACGAGATTACGTCGTGCTTTACCATTCTTTCAATCTCGTCAATTCTCCGAATGTTAAAATCTGCTTTGGTCTTGATGTTATTCAACGCATTCTTTGGAATCTCACCAAGCTTTGCCCATGCCTCGCATGCAAGGATTTCCACCGCAAGCCATTTTTTGAATTTATTTTCTGGCTCCCAGATTCTTGCCATTTCTTTTCTTGAATATCTCTCTATCATAAAAAGATCCTTTCTTTAATGTCCCATAATTGCTTCTATCATAAATATCAGAACGAAACCGGATAAAACAGATAGTATCACATTTATATTAAACTTTCTGTGGGCCTCAAGCAATAAGTCACCCACGCCTATATAAATGAATGCCCCTGCAACAAACGCAATAACAGGTTCGTGGAACGTCTTTGGGATAAAGACCGCTGTATATGAGCCGATGGGATAGGCAATTGCCGCAAGTATAATGGGGACAAGCATTTTCCTGGCGCTGTAACCAATGTCCTTCATAAGAATAGTTGCAGTGATATCCTGCGGGATCTCATGGATAACAACAGCGACCATAATGATAAACCCGATATGCGGGTCTGTCAGATAGCCTATGGTTATAGCAACGCCATCAGTTATATTATCCAGAGCCATGCCAAATATAGAAACCATGTTTATGCTGTGCTGCTCGCATTCCATCTCTCCGCATGAATGAAGAACAGTAAGTTTTCCGATTAAATAGAATGACAGGAAACCGAGGGCGAGCACCCATGCGTCTTTTTTGAGATTTGCTTCAGGAAGAAGGTCCAGAAATACTGTGGCAATAACAACCCCGGCAGAAACAGCGATTATGTAGCGGATGCCTTTAAAATCAATAAAAAGCGGAAGAAGGCCGGCTATGAGCGTAACAATACCGGCAAATAATCCATATAAGACATACATTTCAAGCATATATTTTACGCCAATACGAAATGAGGCAAGATTAGTGTAATCAGCCTACTTAACTAACATAAACCTGTTTGATATGCAAGAGGTTACCAATTTCCCTTTGTGAAACCCCTGTATCTTTTCTTTCTGTTCTTTTAATTTTAATTCATAAATCCTTGACCTCAACCTTAACCTTGCCTCCTTCTTTTATATCTCTTCAGCCTATATATATCTTCTCTTTCCCTTTCTTCCAGCACTCTCTCTATGGTCTTTATGCCGTTTTTTATGGATGGCACAAGAATCTCCTCCATGGCGTTTATCTTTCTCGTATCAGCCCTTATCTCCTCGCCAACCCTCTTGAGCCTTATCTCGCAGGAGGCAATGGCAACAACAGCATCCATCACCTTTTCAAAGCCCTTTGCAGCCTCAATTGCCAACGTCCCTTCTCCGGCCGGTGAAATATCCCTCGCATCCATAGTCCTTACAAATGCCTTCTGCTCTATACTGGGGACATTTACGCCCCATATATTCTTCACCTTTATATCAAGGGATATATCCCTTTTTGACGCATAGGCTGTTGAATAAAGCGCATCGCCAAGAAATGCCCTTGCAAGATGCAGTTCGTAAGCTGCATCTCTAATCTGTGAGTTCAGTTTAGTCCTGAGTTTAAGACATTCTCCAAGACACCTGAAAAAATCCTTCATCAGGGCTTCACGTTTGCTTCTTAATAGTTTCGCCCCGCTCTTTAGCACAAGAAGCCGCGCATTGAGAAGCAGAAGGTTTATTCTTGTAGATGAAAACTTTTCCATAGTCAGTTCATGCGAAAATAGATTTTTTAATACAGTAGGGGCGACCCTTGTGGTCGCCCGAAAGCGGGAGGGGCAAGCCCCTCCCCTACGGGGAATGGGAATAATATTTCTCTACAAACTCCTCTTTTATCCTTATAAGCTCGGTCTTTGGCAGCATTGATAAAAGCCGCCACCCTAGTTTCAAAGTATCCTCTATTGACCTGTCAACATCTCCCTGCCCCACGAACACCCTTTCAAATTCATCCGCAAATTTCAAATATCTCTTATCCATATCCGTAAGACCTTCTTCACCAATAATTGTGGCAAGCCTTCTCGTATCCCTGCCCTTTGCATAAGAGGCATACAACTGGTCAGCCAGACCCCGATGGTCTTCTCTCGTCTTTTCTCTCCCGATGCCGAGATTCATAAGCCTTGAAAGCGACGGAAGCACATCCACTGGCGGATTGATGCCTTTCCTGAATAATGTCCTGCTCAAAACAATCTGCCCCTCTGTTATATAACCGCTCAGGTCTGCAATAGGGTGTGTTATATCATCATCAGGCATTGTAAGTATAGGGATAAGTGTAATGGAGCCGCTTCTGCCCTTTATCCTCCCTGCCCTCTCATAAATTGCCGCAAGATCCGTATACATGTAGCCGGGATAGCCTCGCCTGCCTGGTATCTCCTCCCTTGCGCTCCCGATTTCGCGCATGGCCTCGCAGTAGTTTGTCATATCCGTCAGTATTACCAGAACATGATGCCCTTTTTCAAACGCAAGATATTCTGCCGCAGCCAATGCGCTCCTCGGCGTGAACATCCTTTCAATAGTCGGATCCTCTGCCTTGTTTATAAACGCAACTGTCCTTTCCATTGCCCCGCTCTCTTCAAATACATTCTTAAAGAAAAATGCCTCCCTTGAAGTAATTCCCATAGCGCCAAAGACAATGGAAAACTGCTCTCCGCCGCCGACCTTTGCCTGCCGGACAATCTGCGCCGCTATCTCATTGGCAGGAAGCCCTGCGCCTGAGAATATGGGCAGCTTTTGCCCGCGCACCAAAGTGTTCAAACCGTCTATGGTTGATATGCCGGTTTGGATAAAATGGGCAGGCTTATCCCGCGCAGCAGGATTTATGGGAAGGCCGTTTATGTCCGGTCTTGCTTCGGGTATAATCTGGGAAAGGCCGTCTGCAGGCTCTCCAAGACCATTAAAAATCCTTCCGAGCATATCAAGGGATACGCCAATCTTCGCAGTCTCGCCTTTAAGTATAATCTTTGATGATACAGTATCAATACCCGATGTGCCTTCCAGCACCTGCACCACAGCAAGGCCTTCCATAATCTGGAGTATCTGCCCTTTTCTCGCTTCACCGGAAGCCAAACACACATCCACCATCTCTCCAAGACTACCGGCGCTAACGCCTTCAACAAATATAAGCGGGCCTTGTATGCCGGTTATGGATTGGTATTCGTAGGTTAATAAATTCATAGCCATTATTTGGAAGTAATTTCATCCATCTCTTTTATCATCTCCCCTGCCCTTTGCTTGAACACATCACTTGGTATATCCTGCATCCTCATAAGCCTTGCAATCACCGGGCTTGCAATGAGCTTTTCCAGATATACCCCTTGCTCCAATGCCGTTTTAGCCATATTATAAAATTCAATTATGCACTTCATCATCCAGTATTGCTTTTCCATTGTGCAGAATGCGTCTGCCTCATTAAATACGCTCTGCCGTAAAAACACCTCTTTGATAACCCTTCCCATCTCCATGGTGAGCCGGTCTATATCCTGCAATGCCTCAAGACCGATGACCTGAACCACCTCTTTTAGCTCTCCTTCTCTTTCCAGCATTTTCATAATATCATCTCTCAACAAAACCGCATCCTCTGCCATCTCCTTGCCAAACCAATCTTTAAGTAAATTGTAATAGAGGCTAAAACTCTTATTCCAATCAACCGCCGGAAAGTGCCTTCTGTATGCAAGGTCTGTGTCTAATGCCCACAGAGCGCCTGCAACTCTGAGTGATGCCTGCGTTACGGGTTCGGAAAAATCTCCTCCCGGCGGCGATACTGCGCTGACAATAGTAACAGAGCCTGTTCTTTCTTCATTGCCGAGACATTTTACCTTGCATGCCCTTTCGTAAAAATTTCCGAGCCGTGTTGCAAGATACGGCGGATAGCCTTCTTCGCCAGGCATCTCCTCCATCCTTGATGAAATTTCTCTCAAAGCCTCTGCCCACCTTGAGATGGAATCGGTCATAAGCGCAACGCGGTATCCCATGTCCCGGAAATACTCGGCAATAGTTGCGCCTATGAAGATAGACGCCTCTCTTGCTGCAACAGGCATATTTGATGTATTCACTATAAGAACGGTTCTTAAACTCAAGGGCAAACCTGTGGATGGGTCTGAAAGTTTAGGAAAGTCCGACAGC
The DNA window shown above is from Deltaproteobacteria bacterium and carries:
- the purB gene encoding adenylosuccinate lyase, producing MIERYSRKEMARIWEPENKFKKWLAVEILACEAWAKLGEIPKNALNNIKTKADFNIRRIDEIERMVKHDVISFLTSVAEFIGPDSRYIHRGLTSSDILDTSLALLLKEAADLIITDIKKLMEVIKKRAFEHKNTVMIGRSHGIHAEPITFGLKMALWYEEMKRNLARMERAREIISYGKLSGAVGTFANIPPSVEEYVCKKLGLKPAPVATQIIQRDRHAEYFTTLAIIASSIEKIAVEIRHLQRTEVLEAEEPFTDGQKGSSAMPHKRNPILSENLTGLARLVRSHANAAMENIPLWHERDISHSSVERVIAPDATILVDFMLTRMTGLVRDLVVYPENMKENLNKLNGLIFSQSVLLALTEKGAAREDAYQIVQRNAMKAWKEKKEFKGLLLKDKEVTERLSQKDIEACFDISRHVKNMDYILKRVFKR
- a CDS encoding ZIP family metal transporter, with the protein product MLEMYVLYGLFAGIVTLIAGLLPLFIDFKGIRYIIAVSAGVVIATVFLDLLPEANLKKDAWVLALGFLSFYLIGKLTVLHSCGEMECEQHSINMVSIFGMALDNITDGVAITIGYLTDPHIGFIIMVAVVIHEIPQDITATILMKDIGYSARKMLVPIILAAIAYPIGSYTAVFIPKTFHEPVIAFVAGAFIYIGVGDLLLEAHRKFNINVILSVLSGFVLIFMIEAIMGH
- a CDS encoding V-type ATP synthase subunit D, with amino-acid sequence MEKFSSTRINLLLLNARLLVLKSGAKLLRSKREALMKDFFRCLGECLKLRTKLNSQIRDAAYELHLARAFLGDALYSTAYASKRDISLDIKVKNIWGVNVPSIEQKAFVRTMDARDISPAGEGTLAIEAAKGFEKVMDAVVAIASCEIRLKRVGEEIRADTRKINAMEEILVPSIKNGIKTIERVLEEREREDIYRLKRYKRRRQG
- a CDS encoding V-type ATP synthase subunit B; this encodes MAMNLLTYEYQSITGIQGPLIFVEGVSAGSLGEMVDVCLASGEARKGQILQIMEGLAVVQVLEGTSGIDTVSSKIILKGETAKIGVSLDMLGRIFNGLGEPADGLSQIIPEARPDINGLPINPAARDKPAHFIQTGISTIDGLNTLVRGQKLPIFSGAGLPANEIAAQIVRQAKVGGGEQFSIVFGAMGITSREAFFFKNVFEESGAMERTVAFINKAEDPTIERMFTPRSALAAAEYLAFEKGHHVLVILTDMTNYCEAMREIGSAREEIPGRRGYPGYMYTDLAAIYERAGRIKGRSGSITLIPILTMPDDDITHPIADLSGYITEGQIVLSRTLFRKGINPPVDVLPSLSRLMNLGIGREKTREDHRGLADQLYASYAKGRDTRRLATIIGEEGLTDMDKRYLKFADEFERVFVGQGDVDRSIEDTLKLGWRLLSMLPKTELIRIKEEFVEKYYSHSP
- a CDS encoding V-type ATP synthase subunit A; translated protein: MQIIKGTISGVSGPTVTAKGMNGSKMHTTALVGRDGLLGEIVRIQGEQAILQVYEDTTGLSVGEEVISHGKPLTIRLGPGLLSNVFDGIQRPLEALRLKSGDFIKKGISLNVLLDKKWEFIPKVKKGDAIKSGDVVGIVKENERIEHRILTPPIPPFHKGVVGGIVKEVRKGEITGDEPVVIFEDNSTISLFQEWPVRQPRPFKERILPNTPFITGQRVFDTMFPVAEGGAAIVPGGFGTGKTIVEQTLARYAKSDIIVYVGCGERGNEMTEVLSDFPKLSDPSTGLPLSLRTVLIVNTSNMPVAAREASIFIGATIAEYFRDMGYRVALMTDSISRWAEALREISSRMEEMPGEEGYPPYLATRLGNFYERACKVKCLGNEERTGSVTIVSAVSPPGGDFSEPVTQASLRVAGALWALDTDLAYRRHFPAVDWNKSFSLYYNLLKDWFGKEMAEDAVLLRDDIMKMLEREGELKEVVQVIGLEALQDIDRLTMEMGRVIKEVFLRQSVFNEADAFCTMEKQYWMMKCIIEFYNMAKTALEQGVYLEKLIASPVIARLMRMQDIPSDVFKQRAGEMIKEMDEITSK